The Strix aluco isolate bStrAlu1 chromosome Z, bStrAlu1.hap1, whole genome shotgun sequence genome contains a region encoding:
- the SKP2 gene encoding S-phase kinase-associated protein 2, with protein MQRKHLQEIPSSSSNVSTSFTWDWDASKTSEFLSGMGVSVLKKDKTGTENMPEDLLVTFPRPPKRQKVKDFFIARRPRLLQEGESGVSWDVIPDELLLAIFAYLPLNDLLEASLVCKRWRRLSFDESLWQSLDLTGRHLQPGVIGQLLPAGVIVFRSPRSFIGNPLFNTSKHLKVQHMDLSNCTVSVTDVQSILCLCEKLQNLSLEGLVLSDNITESIANNPGLIRLNVSGCSGFSAESLELMLRSCSMLEELNLSWCDFTATHVKAAVSHVSSKITHLNLSGYRHNLQISDVKTLVERCPLLVHLDLSDSVMLNLKCFQYFHQLSFLEHLCLSRCYQITPAAIVQLGEIPTLKTLQVFGLVTDRSLQLLQEMLPDMKINCSPFTTVARATVDSKKSDEIWGIKCRLTLRKPSVS; from the exons atGCAGAG AAAACACCTCCAGGAGATCCCGTCTTCCAGCAGCAATGTTTCTACCAGCTTCACCTGGGACTGGGACGCAAGTAAGACCTCAGAGTTTCTCTCTGGCATGGGAGTGTCTGTCCTTAAGAAGGACAAGACGGGCACTGAAAACATGCCAGAGGACCTGCTGGTGACGTTTCCTCGTCCTCCGAAGCGGCAGAAGGTGAAGGACTTTTTCATTGCACGGCGGCCTCGGCTGCTTCAAGAGGGAGAGTCAG GTGTTTCTTGGGATGTAATTCCAGATGAATTGCTTTTGGCAATCTTTGCATATTTGCCTCTAAATGACttgctagaagcttccctggTTTGCAAGAGATGGCGTCGTCTTTC GTTTGATGAATCTCTCTGGCAGAGTCTTGATCTGACTGGTAGACATCTGCAGCCAGGAGTGATAGGACAGTTGCTGCCTGCAGGTGTTATTGTATTTCGCTCCCCAAGATCTTTTATTGGGAATCCATTGTTTAATACAAGCAA ACATCTCAAAGTTCAACATATGGATTTGTCAAACTGCACAGTGTCTGTCACAGATGTCCAGAGTATTCTTTGTCTGTGTGAAAAGCTGCAGAACCTCAGCTTGGAGGGACTAGTGCTTTCTGACAACATCACTGA GAGCATTGCTAATAATCCCGGTTTGATACGACTAAATGTCTCTGGGTGCTcagggttttctgcagaaagcttGGAGCTGATGTTGAGAAGCTGTTCTAT GTTGGAGGAGCTGAACTTGTCCTGGTGTGACTTCACAGCCACTCATGTCAAAGCAGCAGTCAGTCATGTTAGTTCAAAAATAACCCATTTAAATTTAAGTGGATACAGACACAATCTACAAATATCAG ATGTTAAAACACTGGTGGAAAGATGTCCTTTACTTGTCCATTTAGACCTAAG TGACAGTGTGATGTTGAATCTTAAGTGCTTCCAGTATTTTCATCAACTCTCCTTCCTAGAACATCTGTGTCTTAGCCGATGTTATCAGATAACACCTGCTGCCATAGT ACAACTTGGTGAAATTCCAACATTAAAGACTCTTCAGGTATTTGGACTAGTGACTGATAGGTCCCTACAGCTCCTCCAGGAAATGCTTCCTGACATGAAGATCAACTGTTCACCCTTTACAACTGTCGCAAGGGCAACTGTTGACAGTAAAAAGAGCGATGAGATTTGGGGCATCAAATGCAGATTGACACTGAGAAAACCTAGTGTCTCATGA